A single Deltaproteobacteria bacterium DNA region contains:
- a CDS encoding extracellular solute-binding protein, which translates to MLALLPALGCKNRPQELLVLSAASLARVFGGLEEELEQSHPGLDVQLEVAGSQTAVRKVAELGARVDVVAVADGRLIDELLRPSHARFAVHFAANELVLAHLEHSRYTDELTAQNWPEVLSRSDVRLGMVSPDLAPLGYRTLLLWQLAELELGRARTGPDLSARLRARCAPEHVAAHEAELLKLLQARAIDYAFVYRSAAEEHNLKSVALPGRYNLGVPEESARYARVAATLRGPKGTTVRLPGAPITYAVTIPLNAPHSALGALFLRELLGPRGHKLLERSGFRPLSPARVRPADPLPEPLRGLVRADPSSAP; encoded by the coding sequence ATGCTGGCGCTGCTCCCCGCGCTCGGCTGCAAGAATCGCCCGCAAGAGCTCCTCGTGCTGTCGGCGGCCAGCCTGGCCCGCGTCTTCGGCGGCCTCGAGGAGGAGCTCGAGCAGTCCCACCCGGGTCTGGACGTGCAGCTCGAGGTGGCCGGCTCGCAAACCGCGGTTCGCAAGGTGGCCGAGCTCGGCGCGCGCGTGGACGTCGTGGCCGTGGCCGACGGCCGCCTCATCGACGAGCTCCTCCGCCCGAGCCACGCCCGCTTCGCGGTGCACTTCGCGGCCAACGAGCTCGTGCTGGCTCACCTCGAGCACAGCCGGTACACCGACGAGCTCACCGCGCAGAACTGGCCCGAGGTCCTCAGCCGCTCCGACGTGCGGCTCGGCATGGTCAGCCCCGACCTCGCGCCGCTCGGCTACCGCACGCTCCTCCTCTGGCAGCTCGCGGAGCTCGAGCTCGGTCGCGCTCGTACCGGCCCGGACCTCTCTGCGCGCCTCCGGGCCCGCTGCGCCCCCGAGCACGTCGCGGCCCACGAGGCCGAGCTCCTGAAGCTCCTCCAGGCCCGGGCCATCGACTACGCCTTCGTCTACCGGAGCGCCGCCGAGGAACACAACCTGAAGTCCGTGGCGCTCCCCGGCCGCTACAACCTCGGGGTCCCCGAGGAGAGCGCGCGCTACGCCCGGGTGGCGGCCACCCTCCGCGGACCAAAAGGAACGACCGTTCGCCTTCCAGGGGCGCCGATCACCTACGCGGTCACCATCCCGCTGAACGCGCCGCACTCCGCCCTCGGCGCGCTCTTTTTGCGCGAGCTCCTCGGCCCCCGCGGGCACAAGCTCCTCGAGCGGAGCGGCTTCCGTCCGCTCTCGCCGGCGCGCGTCCGCCCGGCCGACCCCCTGCCCGAACCCCTCCGCGGCCTGGTCCGCGCCGACCCCTCGTCCGCGCCATGA
- a CDS encoding ABC transporter permease codes for MSESPAPPPAPARTRTTLRALAVALALGLAHLGLGALLGGVLSPTTNAVFYAANLYVLYAAQLVARRGSPGRVGLFALGYFVLFALVMVLLERQALFILLAVFYASVFSVPYLLGFFALFVLSFVVLQPYGTEVFIPAALGYALLVRAHRAGASRFLLGCFAAGLGFLLLVLFPLVHLAIQDSPRTFGQLLDRSDVRSALLVSLSSATVATFVVALFGIPLAYALARLPFRGRRLVETLVDLPILVPQSVVGIALLSLLGPGSPAGAFLEDRLGLAVAGRFSGLVLAQVFVSCPFLIKTACTAFHGVPTELESAARTLGASPAVTFRRVTLPLASRGLLTGAALSWARAVSEFGAIVLFASSPLTAPVLVHTEFMKAGVSESRPIATLLLLVCLWVFVLLQFGQAVLPLALRRDPVSREGSP; via the coding sequence ATGAGCGAGTCCCCGGCTCCACCCCCCGCTCCGGCCCGGACTCGCACCACGCTCCGCGCGCTCGCGGTGGCGCTGGCCCTCGGCCTCGCCCACCTCGGACTCGGCGCGCTCCTCGGAGGCGTCCTCTCGCCCACCACGAATGCGGTCTTCTACGCCGCCAACCTCTACGTCCTCTACGCCGCGCAGCTCGTGGCGCGACGGGGCTCCCCCGGCCGGGTGGGCCTCTTCGCCCTCGGCTACTTCGTCCTCTTCGCGCTCGTGATGGTGCTCCTCGAGCGGCAGGCCCTCTTCATCCTGCTCGCCGTCTTCTACGCGAGCGTCTTCTCGGTCCCCTACCTCCTCGGATTCTTCGCCCTCTTCGTGCTCTCCTTCGTGGTCCTGCAGCCCTACGGCACGGAGGTCTTTATCCCGGCCGCGCTCGGCTACGCGCTCCTCGTCCGCGCGCACCGCGCCGGGGCCTCGCGCTTCCTCCTCGGCTGCTTCGCTGCCGGGCTCGGCTTTCTCCTCCTCGTGCTCTTTCCCCTGGTGCACCTCGCGATCCAGGACTCTCCCCGCACCTTCGGGCAGCTCCTCGACCGCTCGGACGTGCGCTCGGCCCTCCTCGTCTCTCTCTCGAGCGCCACCGTCGCCACCTTCGTCGTGGCCCTCTTCGGCATCCCCCTCGCCTACGCCCTCGCCCGCCTCCCCTTCCGGGGGCGCCGGCTGGTCGAGACGCTCGTCGATCTACCGATCCTCGTGCCGCAGTCCGTGGTCGGCATCGCGCTCCTCTCGCTCCTCGGGCCCGGTAGTCCCGCGGGAGCCTTCCTCGAAGACCGCCTGGGTCTCGCCGTCGCCGGACGCTTCTCGGGCCTCGTCCTGGCCCAGGTCTTCGTCTCCTGCCCCTTTCTGATCAAGACGGCCTGCACGGCCTTCCACGGCGTCCCCACCGAGCTCGAGAGCGCCGCGCGCACCCTCGGCGCCTCGCCCGCCGTCACCTTCCGCCGCGTGACGCTCCCCCTGGCCTCGCGGGGCCTCCTCACCGGAGCCGCCCTCTCGTGGGCCCGCGCGGTGAGCGAGTTCGGCGCGATCGTCCTCTTCGCCAGCTCCCCCCTCACCGCCCCGGTCCTCGTGCATACTGAATTCATGAAGGCCGGGGTCAGCGAGAGCCGTCCTATCGCCACGCTCCTGCTCCTCGTCTGCCTCTGGGTCTTCGTGCTGCTCCAGTTCGGCCAGGCCGTCCTGCCCCTCGCGTTGCGGCGGGACCCCGTCTCCCGCGAGGGGTCCCCGTGA